From a region of the Paenibacillus sp. FSL R10-2734 genome:
- a CDS encoding effector binding domain-containing protein — MIGGDFLEAKVITLPPFHVVGYKIEADIKEFESGLGKNIYHSLFERKDEIQNKKNENVILMQIYPIKHDFNPQVDRFTHILCYEVSKQGDVPLNMISHAVTESKYVTYTHKGLESELSNSYDYVYGQLIRETGNEPKDYDFEIWDERYNPESLDNEIDLFVALK; from the coding sequence TTGATTGGAGGAGATTTTCTGGAAGCTAAAGTAATAACATTACCCCCTTTTCATGTTGTAGGTTACAAAATTGAAGCAGATATTAAAGAATTTGAGTCTGGTCTTGGTAAGAACATTTATCATTCGCTATTTGAAAGAAAAGACGAAATTCAAAACAAGAAAAATGAGAATGTAATTTTAATGCAGATTTATCCTATTAAGCACGATTTTAATCCTCAGGTGGATAGGTTTACACATATTCTTTGCTATGAGGTAAGCAAACAAGGCGATGTTCCTTTAAATATGATAAGTCATGCTGTGACTGAGAGTAAGTATGTTACTTACACACATAAAGGACTTGAATCGGAACTTAGTAATTCGTATGACTATGTATATGGTCAATTGATTAGAGAAACTGGAAATGAACCAAAGGATTATGATTTTGAAATTTGGGATGAAAGATATAATCCTGAAAGTCTAGACAATGAGATTGATTTGTTTGTAGCATTGAAGTAA
- a CDS encoding DUF1648 domain-containing protein, which yields MTIMPVIVMIFVFVPAIVLMVSMPYLTRETISFGVTVSPVQFHSEPLRQMRKSYARISATLHTILFIVCIICLIYGDEHSKQQSWIIVTYSLAMVVISLVINISYHFKMKSLLPMLPIALEPSIMAVDTGFRKRNIGLSSIWFLIHVLFIVVSIVTVLRNYDQIPDQIPIHFNSSLNVDRYAAKSYSIVFMPTIMQVFITLLFIFENWSIRRVKQQVKPTDPNRSIRQDVTFRRTWSYFMITASFLIVILFSVVQLNMISLLNMNFAIPIILIIIALIILYAFVLSFWAGQGESRLERSADSSNVRPVHDDDKWLLGMIYFNRKDQNLIVKKRLGVGWGLNFGHPVSWLFCLGIIVLLVVVR from the coding sequence ATGACGATAATGCCTGTTATAGTAATGATCTTTGTATTTGTACCTGCCATTGTACTTATGGTAAGCATGCCTTATTTAACAAGAGAGACGATTAGTTTTGGGGTCACCGTCAGCCCTGTACAATTCCATAGTGAGCCTCTGCGCCAGATGCGGAAGTCATATGCTAGGATTAGTGCTACCTTGCATACCATCCTATTCATTGTTTGTATCATCTGTCTAATATACGGTGATGAACATTCCAAGCAACAAAGTTGGATCATTGTCACTTATTCACTCGCCATGGTCGTAATCTCCCTAGTCATAAACATTAGCTATCATTTCAAAATGAAAAGTTTACTACCTATGCTGCCTATTGCTCTGGAACCATCGATCATGGCAGTGGACACTGGATTTCGGAAAAGAAACATTGGCTTGTCTAGTATTTGGTTCCTCATTCATGTTTTATTTATTGTTGTTAGTATTGTAACTGTGCTACGCAACTACGATCAGATTCCTGATCAGATTCCGATCCATTTCAACAGCAGTTTGAACGTAGACCGTTATGCAGCTAAATCTTATAGTATTGTGTTTATGCCTACCATAATGCAAGTGTTCATAACACTTTTGTTCATATTTGAGAATTGGAGTATTCGCAGAGTGAAGCAGCAGGTTAAACCCACTGATCCTAATCGTTCCATCAGACAAGACGTAACTTTCCGCCGTACTTGGTCATATTTTATGATTACAGCAAGCTTCTTAATAGTTATCCTGTTTTCCGTCGTGCAACTAAACATGATATCTCTGCTTAACATGAATTTCGCTATCCCTATTATCCTAATCATAATAGCCCTTATCATCCTATACGCCTTCGTCTTATCGTTCTGGGCTGGTCAGGGCGAAAGCCGCTTGGAGCGATCTGCCGATAGCTCCAATGTCAGACCTGTCCATGATGATGATAAATGGCTATTAGGTATGATTTATTTCAATCGCAAAGATCAAAACCTAATCGTCAAGAAAAGGCTCGGAGTCGGCTGGGGATTAAATTTCGGTCACCCAGTAAGCTGGCTGTTTTGTCTCGGAATTATTGTACTGTTAGTTGTGGTACGGTAA
- a CDS encoding aldo/keto reductase family protein, translated as MNYRKLGTSGLHLSEIAYGNWITHGAQVDNDTAHACVHAALDVGITTFDTADVYSDTKAEMVLGQALKGVHRADIELCTKVCHPTGTGRNARGLSRKHIMEACHASLNRLQTDYIDVYYAHRFDATVSLEETFLAFSDLVRQGKVLYVGISEWTADQIAEGAVLARELKVPLVASQPQYSMLWRVMEAEVVQACEREGIGQVVWSPLAQGILSGKYMPGQPLPEGSRASTAAGSPFMNKLAGQWLRTEVLEAISNLSSIASEVGLTLPQLAIAWVLQNPQVSSAIIGASKPAQVIENAKAAGIRLDREVMMQIDRVLEGLVERDPRKTG; from the coding sequence ATGAACTATCGCAAATTAGGAACGAGTGGCTTACATCTAAGTGAGATTGCTTATGGTAATTGGATTACACATGGTGCTCAAGTGGACAATGATACTGCCCATGCTTGTGTTCATGCTGCATTGGATGTAGGGATCACAACATTTGATACTGCAGATGTATATTCCGATACGAAAGCTGAGATGGTGCTGGGCCAAGCATTAAAAGGAGTGCACAGAGCTGATATCGAATTGTGTACTAAAGTGTGCCATCCCACAGGGACGGGACGTAACGCAAGAGGTCTGTCTCGCAAGCATATTATGGAGGCGTGCCATGCTTCACTGAACAGATTACAGACCGATTACATTGATGTCTATTATGCGCATCGTTTTGATGCAACAGTATCCCTTGAAGAGACCTTTTTGGCTTTTTCGGATCTGGTGCGTCAAGGTAAAGTTCTTTATGTCGGGATAAGTGAGTGGACGGCGGATCAGATAGCAGAAGGTGCTGTTTTAGCTAGAGAATTAAAGGTGCCGTTGGTGGCTAGTCAACCTCAATATTCGATGTTATGGCGCGTAATGGAGGCGGAGGTAGTTCAAGCTTGTGAGCGGGAAGGGATTGGACAGGTGGTCTGGTCGCCGCTTGCTCAAGGGATTCTTTCAGGCAAATATATGCCAGGGCAACCATTGCCAGAGGGTTCTCGTGCTTCAACAGCTGCGGGCTCACCTTTTATGAATAAATTGGCGGGTCAGTGGCTTCGGACTGAGGTGCTTGAGGCGATCTCGAATCTCTCTTCAATCGCCAGCGAAGTTGGGTTGACGCTTCCGCAGTTGGCTATAGCATGGGTGTTGCAAAATCCACAAGTCTCATCTGCAATTATTGGGGCATCGAAGCCTGCGCAGGTAATAGAAAATGCCAAAGCTGCGGGAATTCGTCTGGATAGGGAAGTGATGATGCAAATCGATAGGGTGCTAGAAGGACTCGTTGAACGTGATCCTAGAAAAACGGGCTGA
- a CDS encoding LysR family transcriptional regulator, with the protein MDIKKLQYFIAVAEELHFNRAAEKLNMTQPPLSQQIQALENEMGVKLLERNKRQVRLTPAGAVFLEEAKSILSQLERSIKTTQLVDQGIIGHLNIGFIDSASGGVLVDMLKMFRERYPQVQLTLHEMTSAQQWQALHEGTIHIGFVRYTESGKHIDHRPLVNESLIAVLPEQHHLAHLPVLSIRSLALEPFISFPRHLGAPFHDLIMSFFAQHDMYPNVVQEAIQMYTIVNLVAANLGVSIVPSSVAIFQREGVVFRSFEESTPSIPLYAAWRTDCDRASLSALLEIIGQMSSEAINLE; encoded by the coding sequence ATGGACATAAAAAAATTACAATACTTTATTGCTGTAGCAGAGGAACTGCATTTTAACCGTGCTGCAGAGAAGCTAAATATGACGCAGCCTCCCTTAAGCCAGCAAATTCAAGCTCTGGAGAATGAGATGGGTGTGAAACTATTAGAACGGAATAAAAGACAAGTTCGGCTCACGCCAGCGGGGGCAGTATTTCTAGAGGAAGCTAAATCCATTCTATCTCAACTGGAACGCTCTATTAAAACAACACAATTAGTCGATCAAGGAATTATCGGACATTTGAACATTGGATTTATAGATTCTGCATCTGGTGGAGTATTGGTTGATATGTTAAAAATGTTTCGGGAACGTTATCCCCAAGTACAACTCACATTACATGAGATGACGTCTGCTCAGCAGTGGCAGGCTTTACATGAAGGAACGATTCACATTGGATTTGTACGTTATACAGAGTCGGGCAAACATATCGATCATCGTCCCCTAGTCAATGAATCGCTTATTGCCGTTTTGCCAGAGCAGCATCACCTAGCTCATTTACCGGTATTATCCATTCGTTCTTTAGCATTAGAGCCTTTTATATCGTTCCCACGCCATTTAGGAGCTCCTTTTCATGACCTCATTATGAGCTTTTTCGCCCAACACGACATGTATCCGAATGTTGTGCAGGAAGCCATTCAGATGTACACCATTGTAAACTTGGTAGCTGCTAATCTTGGAGTTTCCATTGTGCCCTCTTCAGTCGCTATTTTTCAGCGCGAAGGTGTCGTATTTCGTTCTTTTGAAGAAAGCACACCATCGATTCCCCTTTATGCCGCTTGGAGAACCGATTGCGATCGTGCCTCCTTATCCGCGTTACTAGAGATCATAGGACAAATGAGTTCAGAAGCTATTAATCTTGAATAA
- a CDS encoding zinc-binding alcohol dehydrogenase yields the protein MINRKIMFISPFQVETVEEEFAVKPLGDHEVLVKLIYSLISPGTEMAMLSGKEDWAKLPLCPGYSSVSRIVECGKGVQDFQAGDVVFHYGNHCEYQVVEAKDVFIRVPDKLDLKWVPFTRMATVAFTSIRVSEIELGDKVSVTGLGLVGNLAAQLARLQGATVIGMDLSKERLRTARQCGVDYTLDSGEGSLQEQIMTLTNGKGVSSHIEATGISKVGVDSLQYIGSQGEIIFLGSPRGEYNTDITDVLNYCHLYNRGCITFKGAHEWRYPTEPNQFVKHSLVRNSGIVFDLMQQQKLQIEPLISHVIKPEQASEAYEGLRTNKDQYNGVLFDWS from the coding sequence ATGATAAATAGAAAAATAATGTTCATAAGTCCATTCCAAGTGGAAACGGTTGAAGAGGAATTTGCAGTAAAGCCCTTAGGTGATCATGAAGTTCTCGTGAAATTGATTTATTCGCTGATTAGTCCGGGTACAGAAATGGCGATGTTATCTGGCAAAGAGGATTGGGCGAAGCTCCCACTGTGTCCAGGCTATTCAAGCGTCAGCCGGATCGTAGAATGTGGCAAAGGGGTACAGGATTTTCAAGCGGGTGATGTGGTTTTTCATTACGGAAATCATTGCGAATATCAAGTTGTTGAGGCTAAGGATGTTTTCATTCGAGTGCCGGATAAGTTAGACTTGAAGTGGGTACCGTTTACCCGGATGGCTACGGTAGCTTTTACATCGATACGTGTGTCAGAAATCGAACTGGGAGACAAAGTGAGTGTGACAGGTCTTGGCTTGGTGGGCAATCTTGCTGCTCAATTGGCTCGTTTGCAGGGGGCTACTGTGATTGGCATGGATTTGTCCAAGGAACGGTTGCGGACTGCGCGTCAGTGCGGTGTGGATTACACCTTGGATAGCGGTGAAGGCTCGTTGCAAGAGCAGATTATGACGTTGACTAATGGCAAAGGTGTCTCCAGTCATATTGAGGCAACTGGCATCTCCAAGGTTGGAGTTGATAGTCTTCAATATATCGGCTCACAAGGAGAAATCATCTTTTTAGGCAGTCCGCGTGGGGAATACAATACAGATATTACGGATGTACTTAATTACTGCCATCTGTATAATCGGGGATGTATTACATTTAAAGGAGCTCACGAGTGGCGTTATCCTACAGAGCCTAATCAGTTTGTTAAACATTCCTTGGTTCGTAATTCTGGCATTGTATTTGATCTTATGCAACAACAGAAGCTGCAAATCGAGCCTTTGATTAGTCATGTCATCAAGCCGGAGCAAGCGAGCGAAGCATATGAGGGATTAAGAACCAATAAAGATCAGTACAATGGCGTACTGTTTGATTGGTCATAA
- a CDS encoding sugar phosphate isomerase/epimerase, which translates to MIRGLTTAGLGELSSKEEYIRLASQFGFQSIDANPLELVQQYGKDGAVQLLASHGIILGSFGLEVDWRTTEDSFKVGLQSLTEMAEAAAALNCTTCCTYILPSTDLPVASFMIAATRRLRLCAEILGAYGITLALEFVGPHHLRTQWANPMIWSMKDTLSWMETIQVRNVGLLLDSYHWHTNGLTSEDLLKLQPHQIAYVHINDAKPLPIEELLDSDRLYPGEGSIDLTGFLGSLKKIGYTGVIAQEILAPASGQSSSELFARSKAGFDKVFASLEI; encoded by the coding sequence ATGATAAGAGGATTAACAACAGCAGGCTTAGGGGAACTCAGTTCAAAAGAAGAATACATCAGACTTGCGAGCCAATTTGGCTTCCAGTCTATAGATGCGAATCCATTGGAGTTGGTGCAGCAGTATGGCAAGGATGGGGCTGTACAATTGCTTGCAAGCCATGGCATCATCTTAGGATCATTTGGTTTAGAGGTAGATTGGCGTACGACTGAGGACAGCTTCAAAGTGGGGTTGCAATCGCTTACCGAGATGGCTGAGGCCGCTGCTGCATTAAATTGCACCACATGCTGTACATATATTTTACCTTCGACAGATCTTCCGGTCGCATCGTTCATGATTGCAGCCACAAGACGTTTAAGACTATGTGCAGAAATATTAGGCGCTTATGGAATTACATTAGCATTAGAGTTCGTAGGTCCTCATCACTTACGCACACAATGGGCAAATCCAATGATCTGGTCAATGAAAGATACGTTGAGCTGGATGGAAACGATTCAAGTGAGAAACGTAGGGTTGTTGCTGGATTCCTACCATTGGCATACGAATGGATTAACGAGTGAGGATTTGCTGAAATTACAACCACATCAAATCGCGTATGTCCATATCAATGATGCTAAACCTCTACCGATTGAAGAATTGCTAGATTCCGATCGATTGTATCCAGGGGAAGGATCTATTGATCTTACAGGATTCCTGGGAAGCTTGAAAAAGATCGGATATACCGGCGTGATCGCCCAAGAAATTCTAGCACCAGCTTCCGGGCAAAGTTCATCTGAATTATTTGCTCGTTCCAAGGCAGGTTTCGATAAAGTATTCGCATCGCTGGAAATCTAA
- a CDS encoding sugar phosphate isomerase/epimerase, translating to MNPFKGRIAAHTITWGQNHIKALEEVSKLGYTGIEPWASFALQYEDNPEQLQEILAGYGLEMTALYGGTPGGQHQRFGNLADRSSTIDYNVRIAKIIAKCGADILVLGPGGTRDQPTTLEELKVAAATINELANRTYALGVKACVHPHLWTEWQDEKEIEILMSLTDPKVVCLAPDSAHLLGAGMDPASIIRTYQDRVAYVHLKDLTDKSAATPDSQLPYFCELGKGSVDLHRTIEALNEINYSGWVTLEVDESPNSPYNTMEICRDFVEEQLKIPVRI from the coding sequence ATGAATCCGTTCAAAGGTAGAATCGCTGCACACACCATCACTTGGGGACAAAATCATATTAAGGCATTGGAGGAAGTTTCCAAGCTAGGTTATACAGGGATTGAGCCGTGGGCGTCTTTTGCGCTTCAATATGAAGACAATCCAGAACAATTACAAGAAATCTTGGCTGGGTATGGTCTAGAGATGACAGCATTGTATGGAGGGACTCCTGGAGGACAGCATCAAAGATTCGGCAATCTCGCGGACCGTTCGAGTACCATTGACTACAATGTGCGGATAGCTAAAATCATAGCGAAATGTGGAGCAGATATTCTTGTGTTAGGTCCAGGTGGCACACGAGATCAACCAACAACGTTGGAAGAATTGAAGGTAGCCGCAGCTACAATAAATGAATTGGCTAATAGAACCTATGCGTTAGGGGTGAAGGCTTGTGTTCATCCGCATTTATGGACGGAATGGCAAGACGAGAAAGAAATCGAGATTTTGATGAGTCTGACAGATCCGAAGGTTGTATGTCTTGCACCGGATTCAGCACATTTGCTAGGAGCGGGCATGGACCCAGCATCCATCATCCGAACGTATCAGGACAGAGTGGCCTATGTTCATTTGAAGGATCTGACAGATAAGTCTGCAGCTACGCCTGATTCACAGCTTCCTTATTTTTGCGAGTTAGGCAAAGGATCTGTTGATCTACATCGAACCATTGAAGCGCTGAATGAGATTAATTATTCCGGTTGGGTGACACTCGAAGTGGATGAATCGCCCAATAGCCCTTATAATACCATGGAAATCTGCCGAGATTTTGTAGAAGAACAATTAAAGATTCCGGTTAGGATATAA
- a CDS encoding AraC family transcriptional regulator: MNQSWMNSISPYVRSARIMESSSLAGEWLDYDHVYTYIDQGEAEFFLNGVKFLAREGDMLLMHPCMPHIIRSTSNLPLVQYIFHFDLYYDEDRISSNQTDGPWLGRQDIVPRELQLADIYPLSHLQLPDRIELKRRFMQMQKELLYPTFGGILINKSICLEMLFLFFRNQNPSKGTEGKSTKGWPLIEGAIHYIHQSYQDPELSNKSISRHVGVTSNHLSYVFKTQLGVTIHNYLKHVRIEQAKLRIVQGSQNLTEIAEDVGFSSIHLFSRTFKANVGVMPSKFAAMDSALINK; this comes from the coding sequence GTGAATCAGTCATGGATGAACAGTATTTCTCCCTATGTTCGATCAGCAAGAATCATGGAATCCTCCTCACTAGCAGGTGAATGGTTGGATTACGATCACGTCTACACCTATATAGATCAAGGAGAAGCGGAGTTTTTCTTGAATGGTGTGAAATTCCTGGCTCGAGAAGGGGATATGCTGCTCATGCATCCATGCATGCCCCATATTATTCGATCCACCTCGAACTTACCCTTAGTGCAATATATCTTTCATTTTGACCTATATTATGACGAGGATAGAATCTCTTCTAATCAAACGGATGGACCTTGGCTCGGGAGACAGGATATCGTGCCTAGAGAGCTGCAGCTTGCCGATATTTATCCGCTATCTCACTTGCAGCTCCCGGACAGAATCGAATTGAAGAGAAGATTCATGCAAATGCAAAAAGAATTGCTATATCCAACGTTTGGCGGGATATTAATCAATAAGTCTATATGCTTGGAAATGTTGTTTTTATTCTTTAGGAATCAGAACCCGTCCAAAGGTACGGAAGGGAAGAGTACAAAAGGATGGCCTTTAATTGAAGGTGCCATTCATTATATACATCAAAGCTACCAAGATCCGGAGTTAAGCAATAAATCCATCAGTAGGCATGTGGGTGTGACTTCCAATCATCTGTCGTATGTATTCAAGACGCAGCTGGGGGTCACCATTCATAATTACTTAAAGCATGTTCGTATCGAGCAGGCCAAATTGAGAATTGTTCAGGGAAGTCAGAATTTGACGGAGATCGCTGAAGATGTGGGATTCTCTAGTATTCATTTGTTCAGCCGAACGTTCAAAGCAAATGTTGGTGTAATGCCTAGTAAGTTTGCCGCGATGGATTCTGCGTTAATTAACAAGTAA
- a CDS encoding HAMP domain-containing sensor histidine kinase, with the protein MSIRIKLLLSYTGMLVVSLLMIVMTAALFTIASTGDVHSLRDFYKVHYQLNPLSEQEESIFLELKYLAKHDPDELQNKDLLLEYDFKLKTEKAGLFVRRVNDPVFESRTFNQPELKDALPPYDLNNYQIRNTFNIKERFYGYAKFDFKYSDGAKGSVFVIKEHSPFAELTRRLLPILSLILVGVLVVANVLLYRWITRSVIKPLNKLRDSAERIQEGDLQFELNLQSRDEIGQLNKAFETMRQRLQESVNLRLQYEENRKELISNISHDLRTPITNIKGFIEGIRDGVANTPEKMDMYVDIIYNTTIGMDKLVDELFLYSKLDLNQVPFAFEAVDIIAFLDDCIEEMRFNNENNGVSFQLDEHNSERIEVLADLDKLKRVLLNVIGNALKYMDKPHPLIRFSLQYDSKWVTVEVKDNGMGIAAEALPHIFERFYRAEPSRNSSTGGSGLGLAIARQIIEGHGGSIWMESEQGVGSSLFFTLKRTTDEGGFHSHDTDSDY; encoded by the coding sequence GTGTCGATTCGGATAAAATTGCTGTTATCTTATACGGGAATGCTAGTCGTTAGTTTACTTATGATCGTAATGACGGCAGCTTTATTTACAATTGCTTCTACAGGAGATGTTCACAGCCTTCGGGATTTTTATAAAGTGCACTATCAATTAAATCCGTTGTCGGAGCAAGAGGAATCTATTTTTTTAGAATTAAAGTATTTAGCCAAGCATGACCCGGATGAATTACAGAACAAGGATTTGTTACTGGAATATGATTTTAAGCTAAAGACAGAGAAAGCGGGACTATTTGTAAGGCGAGTGAATGACCCTGTGTTTGAATCACGCACCTTCAATCAACCTGAATTAAAGGATGCTTTGCCTCCTTACGATCTCAATAACTATCAGATTCGTAACACATTTAATATCAAAGAAAGATTTTATGGGTATGCCAAATTTGACTTTAAATATTCGGATGGTGCGAAAGGCAGTGTTTTCGTCATAAAAGAACATAGTCCATTTGCGGAACTCACACGGAGGCTGTTGCCAATCCTTTCGTTGATATTGGTTGGCGTTCTTGTGGTTGCGAATGTGTTATTATATCGCTGGATTACACGAAGTGTTATTAAGCCACTGAACAAGTTAAGGGATTCCGCAGAACGAATTCAAGAGGGTGACCTTCAATTTGAGCTTAACCTGCAATCCAGAGATGAGATCGGGCAATTAAATAAAGCGTTCGAGACGATGAGACAGAGGCTGCAAGAGTCAGTGAATCTACGTCTGCAATATGAGGAGAATCGGAAGGAGTTAATCTCAAATATTTCACATGATTTACGTACTCCGATTACGAATATTAAAGGGTTTATTGAAGGCATACGAGATGGCGTCGCCAATACACCAGAGAAGATGGACATGTACGTCGACATTATTTATAACACAACTATTGGGATGGATAAATTGGTTGATGAATTGTTCCTATATTCTAAGCTGGATTTGAATCAGGTCCCGTTTGCGTTTGAAGCTGTTGATATTATTGCATTCCTTGACGATTGTATCGAAGAGATGCGCTTCAATAACGAAAATAATGGGGTGTCTTTTCAGCTGGACGAGCACAACTCAGAGCGTATTGAGGTGCTTGCAGATTTGGATAAATTAAAACGCGTATTACTGAACGTAATTGGAAATGCGCTAAAGTATATGGACAAGCCACATCCTTTAATCCGTTTTTCACTTCAATATGATAGTAAATGGGTGACTGTAGAAGTGAAGGATAATGGAATGGGGATTGCTGCTGAAGCTCTTCCACATATCTTTGAACGGTTTTATCGTGCGGAACCTTCTCGAAACTCATCGACAGGCGGCAGCGGACTCGGACTTGCGATCGCTCGACAGATTATTGAAGGGCATGGTGGGTCGATATGGATGGAAAGCGAACAAGGTGTAGGTTCAAGCCTGTTCTTTACGTTAAAGCGAACGACCGATGAAGGAGGATTTCATTCGCATGACACGGATTCTGATTATTGA
- a CDS encoding response regulator transcription factor, with amino-acid sequence MTRILIIEDETTIAQLQRDYFELNGFAVDICHTGSEGLGRALEGDYNLVIVDLQLPGIDGFELCRRIREAKEVPIFIVSAKKEEIDKLRAFNLGADDYITKPFSPSELVARAKTHLTRYERMRSKLEPMEKHEIQIRGVHIDKNSRRVFVRNQEVLFTAREFDVLVFLASHPNRVFSKDDLFERIWGMDSSGDIATVTVHIRKIREKLEADPSNPQYIETVWGAGYRFTV; translated from the coding sequence ATGACACGGATTCTGATTATTGAAGATGAGACAACGATTGCGCAATTGCAAAGGGATTATTTTGAGCTGAACGGTTTTGCCGTTGATATATGTCATACAGGTTCTGAAGGGCTTGGGCGTGCTCTTGAAGGGGATTACAATCTTGTTATCGTAGATTTGCAGCTACCTGGCATCGATGGTTTTGAATTGTGCCGCCGTATTAGGGAGGCGAAGGAAGTGCCGATCTTTATTGTATCTGCGAAGAAAGAGGAGATCGATAAGCTTCGGGCATTTAATCTCGGAGCGGATGATTATATTACGAAGCCATTTAGTCCGAGTGAATTAGTGGCAAGAGCAAAGACACACCTAACAAGATATGAACGCATGCGCAGTAAGCTAGAACCTATGGAAAAGCATGAGATCCAAATCCGTGGAGTTCATATCGATAAAAATTCTCGCAGGGTGTTTGTGCGTAATCAAGAGGTTTTGTTTACAGCGCGTGAGTTCGATGTACTGGTCTTTTTAGCGAGTCATCCGAATCGGGTGTTTAGCAAAGATGATCTATTCGAACGGATCTGGGGGATGGATTCCAGTGGGGATATCGCAACGGTCACGGTTCATATTCGCAAAATACGAGAAAAGCTGGAAGCGGACCCCTCGAATCCGCAGTATATTGAAACGGTATGGGGTGCAGGGTACCGGTTTACGGTGTAA
- a CDS encoding S-layer homology domain-containing protein: MKIISKKAAALIVAATLGAASLPFAVLNVQAAPAVSSNLSDQEVQAAVEVLTGLGVLQGYADRSMGVHNPINRAELAKMVALTFKLQGAEENATPFTDVNSNVWYYKYASVLVGLGIMETEEGKFNPNETVTDAELVQVVSKALKRDVLSVNYWANKLNSTPEPATRGDAAALLNTARKAIPSDKAQITSVKSINEITLIVTLDAPLTAENEVFAKAKEDFVFNDGLTLTNMPRLKTGSIATYIVPTSVQKAGTTYNLTYNGKKAGSFVGNAAKVDMTTTNQVTNDTFEIEALKTNGVIDYGYVISAYSGGRGANAFVLDENNKANGITYQIIPSMQGRQVTITPEGGESIVAKYVPFTQSTDGRIEPKFRLPEGQVLKPGVKYTVTSDWANIANPSFEAKEIASLQISGAEAVSETSINVTLAQDPGDELFSGRSVQLTAPNGDKLVATYKFSSRKGAVGVFDITNNGKLAAETTYTVTPLGAWATSQAAFTSK; encoded by the coding sequence ATGAAAATCATTTCTAAAAAAGCAGCAGCATTGATAGTCGCAGCAACACTAGGCGCAGCCTCTTTACCCTTTGCGGTGTTAAATGTACAAGCAGCACCTGCAGTATCATCTAACTTATCAGATCAAGAAGTTCAAGCAGCAGTTGAAGTACTTACAGGACTCGGTGTGTTACAGGGTTATGCAGATCGTTCGATGGGTGTACACAATCCAATCAATCGTGCAGAATTAGCGAAAATGGTAGCGTTGACCTTTAAATTACAAGGTGCCGAGGAGAACGCTACTCCATTCACCGATGTGAATTCGAACGTATGGTATTACAAATATGCGTCAGTACTTGTTGGTTTAGGAATTATGGAAACGGAAGAAGGCAAATTCAACCCTAACGAAACGGTAACGGATGCGGAACTTGTTCAAGTAGTATCAAAGGCGTTGAAGCGTGATGTCTTATCGGTGAACTACTGGGCTAATAAATTGAATTCCACTCCTGAACCCGCAACACGAGGTGATGCAGCGGCTTTACTAAATACAGCGCGTAAAGCAATTCCTTCCGATAAAGCTCAAATTACAAGTGTAAAATCGATCAATGAAATTACCTTAATCGTAACCTTGGATGCTCCTTTGACAGCTGAGAATGAAGTGTTTGCTAAGGCGAAAGAAGATTTTGTTTTCAATGACGGTCTAACCTTGACGAATATGCCGCGGTTGAAAACCGGCTCCATCGCAACGTACATCGTTCCTACATCGGTGCAAAAAGCTGGAACAACCTATAACTTAACGTACAATGGTAAGAAAGCAGGATCATTTGTAGGAAACGCAGCTAAGGTGGATATGACAACAACTAATCAGGTAACCAACGACACCTTTGAGATTGAAGCACTGAAAACAAATGGCGTCATTGACTATGGGTATGTCATCTCTGCATACAGTGGTGGTCGTGGTGCGAACGCATTTGTATTGGATGAGAATAACAAAGCGAATGGCATAACGTATCAAATCATTCCTTCCATGCAGGGCAGACAAGTAACCATAACACCAGAAGGTGGGGAATCCATCGTTGCCAAGTATGTCCCATTCACCCAATCGACAGACGGTAGGATTGAGCCGAAATTCCGGCTCCCTGAAGGACAGGTATTGAAACCGGGCGTGAAATATACTGTAACGTCCGACTGGGCTAATATAGCAAATCCATCATTCGAAGCAAAAGAAATCGCGTCATTGCAAATCTCAGGTGCAGAAGCTGTCAGTGAAACATCAATTAATGTAACCTTGGCGCAAGACCCTGGCGATGAATTATTTTCGGGTCGTAGTGTACAGCTAACAGCTCCAAACGGAGACAAATTGGTTGCAACGTATAAATTCTCCAGTCGTAAAGGTGCCG